The DNA segment GCCGTACGTACGCGAAGAACATCGTTCTCGGCATCGGCACCGAACCGGATGTCCCCGACCCGCTCAGGCCCCTCGTCGATGCACCCGCCGTCCCGGTCATCCACGCCGCCGACTACCTCGAACACCGCGAGCGGCTCCTCGCCGCCGAGCACATCACCGTCATCGGCTCCGGACAGTCCGGCGCCGAGATCTTCCTCGACCTGCTCCGGCGCCGCCCCACCGGGCGCGAGCGGATGCACTGGCTCGGCCGTACCGAGGCCTTCGCGCCCATGGAGTACTCCAAGCTCGGCCTGGAGCACTTCACCCCCGACTACACCCGCTACTTCCAGGCCCTCGGCGAACCGGTCCGCGACCAGCTCGTCGCCTCGCAGTGGCAGCTCCACAAGGGCATCGACGCCGACACCCTCGCCGCCATCCACGACGAGCTCTACCGCCGCACCCTGAACGGCGGCTGGCCCGACACCGTCCTCACCCCGGGCGTGCAGGTCCGCACCGCGGGCCGGATCGCCACGACCAAGGTGGAGCTCCACCTGGAGCACGTCCACCAGAACACCCGCTCACGCCTGACCACCGACGCGGTCGTCCTCGCCACCGGCTACCGCGAGCGCCCCCTCACCCGCATCCTCGCCGGCCTCGACCCCTACATGCGCCTCGACAGCCGGGAACGCCCGCGCATCGACGACCAGTACCGCCTGGTCATGGACCCGTCCGTCACCGGCTCCGGCTGCAACATCTACGTCCAGAACGCCGAGCGCCACACCCACGGCATCGGCACCCCCGACCTCGGCCTCGCGGCCTGGCGCAGCGCCAGCATCCTCAACTCCGTCACCGGCAAGGAGACCTACCCGCTGCCCACCCGTACGGCGTTCACCACCTTCGGCCTCGAACAGCAGGAGCCCCGGATCCCGCGGGCGCGTCAGCCGAAGGTGCTGACACCGCTGATGGACGGGATCTGAGGCTCCTGACCGGTTGGTTCGACTCCGGCTAGAACACCGGCGTGCCGTTCCGGGTGAGCTTCCAGTCCACCGATGCGAAGTCCTTCGGGTCCAGCACGCCCTTCGCGGTCACCCACTCCGCGATCCGGGTGCGGATCTCCGTCGACTCCGACCACAGCTCCTGAGCCGACGCCACATGCGGGAACGCGCCGCCGCCGTTGGCCCGGTAGTTGTTCACCGCGAACACGAACTTCTGGGCGTCGTCCAGCGCGGCACCGCTGTAGGCCAGGTTCTTGATCCGCGAACCCGCCGCCTGCGCGATGTCGATCTCGTACGACAGCCCTGACACGTAGTCGTAGTTGTAGTCGGGGCGGTTGCCGGCGTTGGTGAGCTTGTCGACGTCGACGGCCGCGTCGGCGGCGGTCTGCACGAAGTACTCCGCCGAGTACTCCAGGTACGCCTTGATCTGCGCACCCGTCATCAGCTTCGCGACCAGCGTGTTGTCGTACACGTACAGGCTCGACAGATCCCGGATGGTCACGTCGCCGGCCGGGATCTCCGAGGTGCGCGAGAAGGAGAGGCCTGGGCGATGACGGGCAGCGAGGCGTGCTCCGTGCCCGCCAGCGCCGCCTTCACGACGTCCTCCTGCACCTTGGTGATCAGGTCGATGATCGGGGCGTCCTTGTAGCGGGCGTCGACCGTCGTCAGCTTCTCGGTCGCCGTGCCGACGACCTGGTTGACGTACTCCACCACGATGTCGTGGTCGTCCTTCAGCAGCTTGGTGATCTTCGGGTCGTCGGCGACCGTCTTCGAGTCGCGCACCGTCGCCTTCACCGACTCGACCTTCCAGCAGCCCTTGTCGAGGACCAGCTCGAAGTCGAACAGCGACAGCCGCTGGGCATAGCACAACGGCTCGGACAGCACGACGGTCCTGCCCGTCTTCTCGTTCGTGACCAGCAGCTCCGCGATCTCCGTGTGCGCGTGCCCGACGAGGATCGCGTCGATGCCCGGCACCTGCTGGGCGACCAGCGCCGCCGAGTTCTCGATGTACGGCAGCTGGTCACCGTACGACGACGTCCCCGACGAACCGGAGTGCGCCGACACGACCACCACGTCCGCACCCATCGAACGCAGCTTCGGCACCCACTTCGCGGCCTGCTCCTCCAGCCCCGGGAACACCATCCTGCCCTCGACGTACGCCTTGTCCCAGATCGCGATGCCGGGGTTGGTCAGACCGAGGACCGCGACCTTGACCGGCGGGGCGCCCGGCACACGGAACTTCTTGATGAAGTACGGCGGGAAGGCGGGCTTCAGCGTCTTCGCGTCCAGCGCGTTCGCACCCAGCAGCGGGAAGTGGCACTGGTCCTCGAACTTGCGCAGCGTCTCGATGCCGTAGTTGAACTCGTGGTTGCCGAGGGCCACCGCGTCGTACCCGATGGCGTTCATCGCCGCCGCCATCGGGTGAATCGGACCACCCTTGGCGGTGATCGGGTCGACCTTGGCGTAGTAGTACGTCAGCGGGGTGCCCTGGATCGTGTCGCCCGCATCGATGAGCAGCGTGTTGCGGCGGCCCTTCTCCTCGCGGACCTGGTTCACCAGCGTCGAGACCCGGGACAGCCCTTTCGCGTTGCCCTTGGCGTCGGAGTACTCCGCGTCCTTGAAGTAGTCCCAGTTGAAGATATTGCCGTGCAGGTCGGTCGTGCCCATCACCGTCAGCGCATACCGCTTCTTCGGCCGGGACCCCTTCGCCGGCCGCGCGGCCTTCGCCGCCGGGGCACTCACCGCAGAGGCCACCGCCACCCCCGCTCCGGTCACGGCGGACTTCGTCAGGAACTTACGGCGGTTCAACGGCATGAGTGCTTCTCCCGGGCGAATGGTCAACAACGCGCGTAGATTCTGACCTGCCCATGGCGAGTTGCAACAGACCCCGCACGTTTCGATCTGGTGACCGAAGCTGTGAACCGCCGGGCCCCCAGCCGGCCAACCGATGACAGAGTGGGACGTATGACCGCCCCCTCAGGAGAACTCCAGCCCGCCGTCCCCTACGGCACCCCCGACGCCCCCCGTATCGCCGTCCGCGGCGAGGCCCACCTCGAGGTCGACCCCGAGATCGCCCGCATCGGCGTCACCGTGGCCTCCCGCGGCAAGGACCGCCGCGCCGCCCTGGACGACCTCACCCGCCGCAACGCCGGCGTCCTCGACCTCATCAAGACCTACGGCGACGCGGTCGAGCGCCTGGAGACCGGCGCCTTCTCCATCAGCCCCGAACTGAAGGACAAGGGCCGCGGCGAACGCATCCACGCCTACCACGGCCGCGTCCACATCACGGCCGAACTCACCGACTTCACGGCGCTCGGCGAACTCACCAC comes from the Streptomyces sp. NBC_00443 genome and includes:
- a CDS encoding SIMPL domain-containing protein, whose translation is MTAPSGELQPAVPYGTPDAPRIAVRGEAHLEVDPEIARIGVTVASRGKDRRAALDDLTRRNAGVLDLIKTYGDAVERLETGAFSISPELKDKGRGERIHAYHGRVHITAELTDFTALGELTTRLADLELTRVDGPWWALRPDSPAHREARQQAVREAVQRAREYAEALGTSLAALVELADIGAENAPPAYPQTRGGRMRSMAYATEEDAAAPLDLEPQRQQVHAEVNARFTMVPPHL
- a CDS encoding lysine N(6)-hydroxylase/L-ornithine N(5)-oxygenase family protein, giving the protein MTPQTNPPADRHPKAPSQDPDTPRDLVGIGIGPFNLSLAALAHPLAELDAVFYEQRTAFAWHPGLLIEGSRIQVPFLADLVTLADPASPWSFLSYLRTRDRLFPFYFAERFHIQRAEYDAYCRWVCENLPGLSFGHQVDAVRFNSERDVFEVDFTQLAPDGEAEALGRTYAKNIVLGIGTEPDVPDPLRPLVDAPAVPVIHAADYLEHRERLLAAEHITVIGSGQSGAEIFLDLLRRRPTGRERMHWLGRTEAFAPMEYSKLGLEHFTPDYTRYFQALGEPVRDQLVASQWQLHKGIDADTLAAIHDELYRRTLNGGWPDTVLTPGVQVRTAGRIATTKVELHLEHVHQNTRSRLTTDAVVLATGYRERPLTRILAGLDPYMRLDSRERPRIDDQYRLVMDPSVTGSGCNIYVQNAERHTHGIGTPDLGLAAWRSASILNSVTGKETYPLPTRTAFTTFGLEQQEPRIPRARQPKVLTPLMDGI